The following nucleotide sequence is from Candidatus Bipolaricaulis sibiricus.
ACGAGTCGAGTCCCCGGTGATCGTAGGTCCCACCCGAGGCGAGGGGCGGCCGACCTCCCCCGGGAAACGCAAACTGCACTCGAATCAGCCCCTGGCCCACGTACGGATCAAGGCCGACACCGGCCGGGAGGTCCACCGAACCGGGCGAGTCCGCCCCAGGAACCTCGACGACCGCCGCGGTTCCTCCCTCGTACCGCGGCCGCTCGGGGTACGTGAGGCGAACGACGACCCCGCCTCCGCTGCGGCTTGAGACGAGACCCACACCACGACCGTCCACCCTCCGGGAACCCTCTCCCGGGCCACCAACGGACAGCTTGCTGCCCCGGTCAGACCCGAGACCGCCATGGCAAGAGCGAGTCCGATCCGCCACCCAAGCGCCACCGGGAACCTCCTTCCGAGTCCCTACGCTGAGCTTCCCTTGGTGGCAGCGGCGAACGCCTCCCCCAACACGGACAAGCCCTCGCGCAGCGCGTCATCCGGAATGGTGAGAGGGACAAGGAACCGAACCACGTTTCCGTACACGCCCGCTGTTGGGAAGATCACCCCGCGCCGTAGAGCCTCGAGCTGCACGCGCTTTGTGGTCTCGGGGTCCGGCTCGCGGGACTTCCGGTCGCGGACCAGCTCCAACCCAACCATCGCTCCCAGGCCGCGCACGTCACCGATCACCGCGTAGGTCCGCTCCAGGGCCCGCAGCTCGCGCACCAGGATCTCGCCGATGTGGTCAGCGCGGGCGAGGAGCCCCTCCTCCCGAATGATGTCGAGCACGGCGAGAGCAGCCGCGCAGGCCACCGGATTTCCCCCGTAGGTGGATCCGATTGCGCCGGGGATGGGCGCATCCATGACCTCGGCCCGTCCGATCACCGCCGACAGAGGCAGTCCCCCGGCGATCGATTTCGCGACGCAGATGATGTCGGGCTCGATGCCGGCGTGTTCACAGGCGAAGAACCTCCCCGTCCGCCCGACTCCGCACTGCACCTCGTCCGCCACCAGCAGGAACCCGTGCCGGTCGGCGAGGTCTCGGAGGAAGGGGAGGAACTCGGGCGGCGGAACGATGAACCCTCCCTCACCGATCACTGGCTCGACCACTACGCACGCCACCTCGCGCGGGTCGACCAGCGACAACATGCGCCGCTCGATCCCCGCCATCGGGATCGGATACCGGTAGGGATAGGGATAGGGCAATCGATACACGTCCGGCGCGTACGGCCCGAACCCAGCCTTGTACGGGACCGCCTTGTGGGTCATTGTCATCGTGAGCAAGGTCCGTCCGTGAAAGGCGTTGTCGAATACCAGCACGGCCTTCCGCCCGGTTGCCACGCGTGAGATCTTGACCGCGTTCTCCACCGCCTCCGCCCCCGAGTTGAAGAACGCGCACTTCTTGGGCGTGGGTCCCGGAGCGAGCTCGGCCAAACGCTCCGCCAAGTCTACGTAGGGCTCATAGGGCACGGCCGTGAAGTCCGTATGGAGGCTCAGCTCAGCCTGCTCCCGAACCGCAGCAACGACCTTGGGATGGTTGTGGCCAACGTTCATCACTCCCCATCCGCCAGAGAAGTCGAGGAAGCGGTTTCCATCAAGATCTTCGACCACGGACCCCTCGGCGCGGGCGGCGCAGAACGGCGACAGCGGGGCCAGGGGCTTGGCGATGTATCGCTCCTTCCGAAACAGCGCCGCCCTCGACCTCGGCCCGGGAATCTCGGTGGCCAACCGGATGTACTTGCGTGCCATGCATCCTCCTTCACTCGATCTCAACCACCTCTCCCGGCGGGATCAGACGAACCCTGAACGGGAGGTTCATCTTCTCGATCTCGCGGGCGACGGCCGTGAGCTCTCCTCGGTAGCGGCTGGAGAGGTGGAACACGATGAGCTCCTTCTCGATCCCCGCCTCCCGGGCGACCTCAACGGCCTCCCAGAGGGTGCTGTGTTTGTACTCCTTCCTGTCCTCTTCGGCAAGGAACGTTGCCTCGTGGAACAGAACCTCGGTCCCGCGGATCGCTGCCGGGTTGAGGGGAACGGAATCCCCCCCGAACGAAACGAGATACTGCGTGTACTCCTCGGAGATGTCGTCCTTCTTCCCTTCGCGGACCAGCGCAACGATGTCCTCCTGACGGAGCTCGCGGTACTCGGGCCGAAGTCGGCGGCGGACCTCGCACACGTTGTACCCAAGCGAGGGCTCTCCCCGCGCGTGGATCGTCCCGAACGCCTCGATGTAGCGCGGCATTCGGCCTGCGAGCAGGACCACCCGATCACCCGCCTGGAGCGGGATCCACTCGAGATCGTACTGAAGGTTGCGGTTCGTGCGGGAGAAGTAGTGAATGAGCTCCGAGACGAAGTGGCTCCCCGCTGGGTAGTGAATGCGCAACTCCTTCTCGTGATCCCCCATCGCGTTGTTGCGGATGTTGATGAGTCCCATCAGACCCGAGATGTGATCCGCATGTCCGTGGG
It contains:
- a CDS encoding Gamma-aminobutyrate:alpha-ketoglutarate aminotransferase produces the protein MARKYIRLATEIPGPRSRAALFRKERYIAKPLAPLSPFCAARAEGSVVEDLDGNRFLDFSGGWGVMNVGHNHPKVVAAVREQAELSLHTDFTAVPYEPYVDLAERLAELAPGPTPKKCAFFNSGAEAVENAVKISRVATGRKAVLVFDNAFHGRTLLTMTMTHKAVPYKAGFGPYAPDVYRLPYPYPYRYPIPMAGIERRMLSLVDPREVACVVVEPVIGEGGFIVPPPEFLPFLRDLADRHGFLLVADEVQCGVGRTGRFFACEHAGIEPDIICVAKSIAGGLPLSAVIGRAEVMDAPIPGAIGSTYGGNPVACAAALAVLDIIREEGLLARADHIGEILVRELRALERTYAVIGDVRGLGAMVGLELVRDRKSREPDPETTKRVQLEALRRGVIFPTAGVYGNVVRFLVPLTIPDDALREGLSVLGEAFAAATKGSSA
- a CDS encoding Ribonuclease Z — protein: MKAVLYSKALYSTWIYYGPDRILFDCGEGVSSCLENRVFAVKHVFLSHGHADHISGLMGLINIRNNAMGDHEKELRIHYPAGSHFVSELIHYFSRTNRNLQYDLEWIPLQAGDRVVLLAGRMPRYIEAFGTIHARGEPSLGYNVCEVRRRLRPEYRELRQEDIVALVREGKKDDISEEYTQYLVSFGGDSVPLNPAAIRGTEVLFHEATFLAEEDRKEYKHSTLWEAVEVAREAGIEKELIVFHLSSRYRGELTAVAREIEKMNLPFRVRLIPPGEVVEIE